The nucleotide sequence CGCATTACACTTGATGCTGGTGTTCCCTTTGCTAAACTTCTCATTGAGGTCAAACATTGATGAACTCCTTTTCCCCAACAAGTCTCTTCTTGTTAAAGACACAAAAAGATTTCTTTGCCTCACATTTGTCCTGTTAGCAACAGCTTACCTCATTGCCATAGCCATTCCAAATATATGGTATTTCTTTCAGTTCATGGGATCAACATCAGCTGTTTGCATCGCATTCATTTTCCCTGGCGCGCTTGCTCTAAGGTAAATCGTTTGTGTGCACACGCATTATTCACCGTTACATGATGTGTATGTTTTTACGCAATTATGCAAACGAACCCACAGCATGGGCGTAGGATAATAGGGGTGGGAGGGGGcagccgaccccccgaactttccGTTCAGTACTGgggagtatgtagttttcgtatagaaatttttgggtatatacgtttttgaccccctgGTTTTATAGAAATATTTTGTTTGGACGTAAGTAAAATGTAGCTAATGGTTATATGCGTAAAAAAATTTCTACAGCACACTTGAAAGTATGTCTAATATTGGTGATTTTCTAAAAAGTTTTAATTTTTATGCAGAGATGTTCATGGTATATCTTCAAGAAAGGACAAGATAATTGGAGCTACTATGATAATTCTGGCTCTAATTACAAGCACTATTGCAATCTCCTCCAACCTCTACACTTTAGGAAATTAGTTAAGATTCTTTTGTTAGAATTTATTGTATAACTATAattaccacccgccgcaatgcggcggggattcattagttatatatcatatTAGATGAAATGCAAATGTTTTTTACATGAACGCGAGCCTGTGTGcaaaacatagaaaagaataactaaatcGATCCCTGACCTGCGCGTTGCGACAGACTTATCAAACGGGAAAGAGTAGACGTGCTGCGATGGGCCTGTCAAACGGCAAAAgtagatgaaaaaacgttgaaccccacacgcacgttacGACGTGTTAAGTCAGAAAATTTAGAACGGAACGTTAAACGGAAAATTTGCTAAAGGGATcaaaattgaaagtaaaaaagtgttggtgttaaattgtaaaagatgaaaaactttggatTAAAAGCAAAATAAgcaaggggttaaattgcaaaaggtgaaaatttttgaattagaagtgaaaaattcgaattaatcaaaggggttaaattactaAAGATTGAAAGTTTAGACTTAAGTTGTCAAGGATTGAAACTttaaggttaaaaatgaaaatgtcagttttttttttttaaaaaaaacaaggTCAACAATACAACTACCTTATGCATAAATATGTTGGtaatttatagttttataatataattataatagcTCTTGCTAGTTTGCTTTTCATTTTTTTCTGGTAGAGAAGTTGGTATTTTTATCTGATGTATCACAAGTTATAAATTATTTATGAGAAAAACTTAAAAGATTAGTGTGATATAATTAGACCGTGTGTAATGGTTTAGCCAAATAATGTCCCTACCATGGGGTGTTTTGCGACACGTGGCAGTTCAGTTAGCATGTGGCATTATTGGGGGTTATTGCAAAAGTGCCATAGTgtgaataatgcccaataacgcccctttcaatcattaaacaattatgtTTTTATAGAGAAAAGGAttgaaaaataagaaaatgaaactTATACAATTGGACCACTCCCATTGGCCATATGCAATTCTCAGTTGGAGCTATTCAGCGTTATTATAAAAACGCCAGAATCAattttttgaatttaaaaaaaaaacgcccggGTGTAATGGGTGGGGacgttttttggcgttttttt is from Helianthus annuus cultivar XRQ/B chromosome 9, HanXRQr2.0-SUNRISE, whole genome shotgun sequence and encodes:
- the LOC110876027 gene encoding amino acid transporter AVT6C; translation: MAVVAAVKGQSKSIRMLPQLDDQAAFFNLFTAIPVIVTAFTFHFNVHAIGMELGKPAAMASAVRISLILCALIYFSIGLFGYILFGDSIEADILVNFDEATGSTIGSLLNDTVRLSYALHLMLVFPLLNFSLRSNIDELLFPNKSLLVKDTKRFLCLTFVLLATAYLIAIAIPNIWYFFQFMGSTSAVCIAFIFPGALALRDVHGISSRKDKIIGATMIILALITSTIAISSNLYTLGN